ttcatttgaaaaataaagactgTTTGCAAGTAAACAGCAAAAATCATAATTACATAGCTGAATAACTTAACGCCATTCGTATTATCGTCGTGAAACAGTTTTGCGTAGGCTATAAGTCGCATTGTATAATATACTAACGATCCGACAAAACTAACTAAAATCATATAGTCCTTAGacacatatttgtatattttttcagtAGGCATGCAATCAGTTTGTATCAGATAAAAACATCTAAAAAGCACAAGTAATAAAACTGTCATTTCAGCGctgttgtaaatatttaatgttttatctaCAGATGGATTTCCTGGTCCGTATATTCGAAGTGCAAATAGAATTATACACGGAGTGTTGATAAGAACTGCAGATGCAATAACTATAAAAGCTAATGTTCTGTCACGTGGCTCATTTGGTACACAATTAATTGACATTTGTCGATTCATGTGCTCGTTACTCTCGGATAATATCAACCTTGTACTCTCCTCTGTATTCATACTATCGTAAACGCAGGAATACTTCCTTTTGTCGTTCGATCTCTTTGGCCATAGCTCAGACACAAACAGAATTGCCAGCAAGGAATACTCTAGTACGGTTGGATCCATGTAGCTTTCGACACTCTGCATGACATGAACAGTTGTCGAATTGGTGAGGCAAATTAGGGATGAATTGGTAGTACTATTAACGCTATAGTCACGGATATCTTGTAGTTCGTGAACAAACTCAATAACTATTACTGAAATGTTCGCAAGAAACAATATGAGTAAGCCATAATATGATCCAAGATTGTTAACGAACGAACGGCGGGAAAACTGTGTAAGAAATCCAGTCTGAACAAAACGGAAGATAAAAAGCAAGCAATCACATACTATGCGCTCTCTAACGTTAAGTAAATCGAAATATCCTCTGAAGCAGTCAATGTGATAAGCTAAATAAATGACACTATAGGTCATACTTGCAAGTGTGAAAAGCCAAAGAAATCTTAGCATGATTTTATGACTTATATCCCAGTCTTCCTTCCGGACTGTAACCTCCGGTTGTATGGATGCATAAACACTGAGGGACACACAAATAAAAATTGCTAAACACGTGGTCACAGTCATCGTGGTTGTGAAAAGACTGTATGTACCATCAGAACATATGACTAAAGTCTCACAGAGTATTACTACAATGCCTACCAAGAAAACCAAGCCGGATATGCTTCCATCATGGGATATAAACCCGCTGTTTTGATAGTTACGAGGATGTCCTGCTGAAAACGGCAAGATAAATATAGCGCGTAGAAATCTTCTGAGCGTCAACATCTTTGTTTTCTTTTCtgtaataataacaaaaaatgtaatCAAAGATATCACTCATTATGTATACTAAGCAATTTGATACATACAAATTGATTGGGAAAAAATGTAGATAAACCTGTCATGTAATGACTCACAATAACTGAATGTTCGGTCAAAGCCAATTTACTAAGGTAAACAACTCATGTCCCCAAAAGACTTTTATAAGTACCTATAGTATCGACACGACAAATGACGATAAGCTTTCAAAACTGTTTAGCAATTATACAATATTTAGTTTGATGAATCAAAAGCAAAATAATGTTAGTTCTGATTGACCATATCAAATTATTTcactatactatatatatatatggtgcttttaaaaaaatgataatatttcAGAATAACTGCATTAAAAAAATCCATAAGTTAATAACATGGATCGCATATGAAATAATAGGCTCTATGAACGTCACAATAAAATAGAGGAGAGTAGAATTCCGATTGTAATAAGAGTTTTACGGGTATAAAACGTACAGCCAAAATgtatgacccatatttttttacctttgaaagaatttagtaaaagtttgcTGTACTCTGTACAAAcccatcacattctgtatgtgcatgtccTATGCTATGTGTACTTGTACGTATAAAGGGGTTTTTGTTGGTTTGCTGTTTGATATAttactggttttttttacatgtagttCTAAATTACGGATGCTTGCGATAGACTACGGTATGACAATATATAAGGCCTCGAATGAAAAATCCGTATATGTGAAGGGGCATCAATAATTAACAAAACCGCATAGTAAATTATGCCCCCTTCGCATTCACAAAAATCTTTCTTATGAGCTATGGCTCTTCAAGTATTTGTAATGACACGTAAACAAGTCGAAtctaatacttttaaaaaagctTCGAtgcatagtattttttttttaaataaacaagcaAAAGCTTGTGAACTCCCCGTAGATGTTtgtagttacatgtatatatgaccACTCGTTACAAATCGTTAAACTATGCCACTGTTATAAACCGTAAATCTTAACACTTAAATCGGTCCTAAAACTGCTTTTGCGataaatgacaaatgacaacctTATATGAATATCATTGCATGGTTTAGCAacgtatttatataaaataatgtatTACTAAATACTTACCGTATACTACGCCGATAGAATATTTACGAAAAGACAGTCCTTAGACCAAAAACAGACGATATTACGTTTACTTTAAAATCTATAATATAATACAGAGTAAAAATCGtgatttaaaatataacaaataatttcttttgaaatagAATACTTCCTCAATTGATGAGCTTCCTTgatgcatatttttattttaagtggTTTACATTGTGCATGTATGATCTAAATGTATATTTTCCTCTTATGAATACTTTTATCTATTACCTGTCAGCTGTTTTTAGAATATCATGGTATAATTATCAATGTCGTGGTACGCGATTACAAGCACGTTTTCAGTTGGATTAAATTCTCTTGTCGTCAATTTTTTATAAGTGAGGATGATCAACTAGGAAAAATAAGATTTAACAATGATATTCAACATACAAATTTCGAAATTCGTTACTAGATACGACTGTAATTGGTTAttaaatttttcttaaattacgGGAATGACTGAATATGTATGATTAACTAATTGTGGTTTACGTGACATCCAGTGTTAAGTATTTCTTAGTAACAACGCgcgaataattaaaaaaaaataacaaacgatGAATGTTCTGTAAAGTGTATCAAACAGAAGGAatgaaattattcatttaaatttgtCACTTGAAAAGAAGATAAATGGAGAAATTGCATAGCTATACGCTATTTATGGACACCTCAAAAAGGAATTACAATGCTTTTGTTCCGTAACGTACGGATACCATAGCACTCTTCCATCACGATATCTCACTGTATCGGCAAATTGAAGTCAAGATTTcccatttgttttatttctcaaaacattttggaatcttaaaaaaaaatgtaaaacaaatagtAAGGTGAACATTGATAAATTTTCACGATCCTGTCCCTTTTTTACAGAACATACAGAATGTCGTTGCGCCGATCTCCCAACTCTTCAGCATTCGCTACCAATAAAAGGAATATAAGAAAGCGTATGATAGTGGACACTCAAATAAACCGACACAAACacgtacatacatgtatgtaatcttACGTGTAGTAAAGAGTAAGTCACCGACAGGTAGCATATACATTGTACTATGATACAACAGGCGATTATTCTGTACGTGGTGAAATATTTAGAGAATAATGTCTatacaaacatgttttacaaGATACACGAATTAATATAATACTTCTATTTTAGGGAATGAGAGATCGTCATAGCATTGTCTGGTGCTaccaaaaaaaggaaaacatttatttaacttttataaggATTATGTGTTGATCCAATGCTTTACATATGGAAATGTTATAGCAAATTCTAAGTATTAAGCCTTGTACTGTCATCTTTTGGAATTCGATGATTCATAGAtagaggattattgcatgcagtgctagcaatgatttccttaaaacaagtttatacaTTTAGATATTAATTAAATCAGATATAAATATGGatcaattcaagtacaccttctatGGTGCGCCCGACTTAAGTGATTCAGcacgagtttttttttatttctttttaatttaaaggtAAATTTTGTTTtagactttttgtaaacaataaatgctagcacatcatagaaaattcAGTGAGTTAGCAATGttcgaaatttaaaaaatctcTTATTTTCTAatctgtggattttctacaaaaatcttggttTTATTTGCCTCAAAATCACCTTTTTCTATTATATGCGTTGAaacaataaataatgaaattcccccttggtatatgtacaaaaatgCCCAACTCtttcattcattgtttttttactgttttgatactattttaaagttttaaaatttcgtCATTCATTTAAGTACTTTACCTGACTTATTTAAAGTGAACGGGCGGGCTTAACTGTTCGCTAATTATAGACCAGTCCATTTAAATGGTCATTGATCCGCCTTATGATATGTAGACACTATAATTATTTCTAATCGGAAGATAAATAGCTGTTGGTTTTATTGTATttgtaatcaaattttaaaaacatgttaataaattgacacatttaaacattttgagaATATGATAGTAAAACTATGCGATGGAAGAGCTGCAAATAAGTATAATAACGTCGATAATCTAGACAACGTTTTATTATTTTTGGTACGCGCTTTGTTTTCTCTATTTATTACttaatgcatttttttacaaGGAGCTGAGGGGATAATAATTTGCATATGATAATTCGGCacgtatttattatatatatatcctttCCTAAATAAATTGCacgaagaaattttttttaaaatattttccttcAACATTTTCTTATGAGTATCAAATTAAACTTAATATTTCGGAAATTCAAAGGTTTTAGTAACACATGCAAATTAATCACACAACCACTTAGGCGACGGGGTGAGTGGGATTTTTTACATTCTCATTTTTTGAGAGCTGTTTTAATTATagtttttttatctattttgatctgtaaaaaaatcttttctgtATAAATTATGTTTACGCATTTTTTAGGgataatcccgctgcaattgtttacacctgtcctaagtcatggATCTAAAttaatgttcagtggttgtcgtttatttgtgtggttcattagtgtttctcgtttctcgttttttatatagattagactgttggttttcccgtttgaatggttttacactagtaatttgtggggccctttatagcttgctgttcggtgtgagcctaggctccgtgttgaagaccgtaccttgacctataatgatgtATTCTTatagattgtgacttggatggagagttgtatcattggcactcataccacatcttgctATTTCTATATTCAAATTGGATTTTTTCATGTtagaaaataatatcaaataacaCTATTATTTGTATCgtaaatttgtttatatattagtaatttcaaatttatacagacaattaaaattaaattacataTTGTCATCAGTGGCACTATCATACACACTGCTGCTTGGTGACAATGAAAGGTGGTAAGAAACCAGTTATAGTAGTTTAAGCGTCAACCATACTGACCAGTCAcgtcttcaaatagactgtccttatgaaAATTACAAGTAAAGCTTgatcaatttaaaacaaaattgatagtATAAACCACTTTATAAAGATGTCAGAAATTATTTAATTGTAAagccattcaaatgggaaaaccaactgtctaatctatataaaaaacgagaaacgagaaaacacttgtgaaccacatcaacaaacgacaactactgaacaccaGATTTAATATACTTTACAACACTGTCGTAGTCACATATATAGTTATACTTTCATATCATCCCAATCGTAAAtgtgacacttttttttaacatgttttaacctccattttaaaagaaaaccaaCGACTTTTAAACTTGTAATGATTATCATACAAAGTTATAGTGATAACATATTTATAGGCGGATCAATGACCATTACTTAACACGTCGTTGCTGATTTTATCCATATAAATGGACTGGTCTGTAATTATCAAACAGTTAAGCCCGCCCATGTACTTCAAATAAGTCAAATAAAGTACTTAAATGTAGTGTTAGTAGTATCAAAAACAGTTGTATAAACCATGATTAAAATTTTCTACAAAATTATGTGAGTGTGTGATGATActttataattaataaaatgtattcttttttaGCTTGCAATAAAAGTATGTTAATTAGTGCATCTTGTAAAAATATGTTTGCATTACAATATTctctaatgcggggttcacacattgccgattattactcccgtttgagatttttttttgagattattttttaggggccctgggcccatagtgaaaaaaaccttccagatcactgtgtcttgtcactatctgatctctgtcggattacattcggtagaatcgggacgcagttgTGACAGACTCGGTCAAATTTTACCTGgcaaaagatacaaatcggattagaagcggatttagaacgggattatcgggataaattcgacTAGACAaaacctaactgtcggggtgctttgccgaactattcggaccttTCCCGACCAGTATGAATccgttacgaactaaaacgactgcgttcagacaataataggacattccagataattgaggatactattaaatccgactttttcacttttcatgtcgtatcgctgtctgatctcaaatgggagcaataatcggcaatgtgtgaaccccgcataaGTGTTTCATCACATACAGCATAGTTGACGTACTGTGTATCATTAGTATATGCTAACATTTTATGTCCTTTTTACACTAAGTCTGGTTTCATTTATTCACAAGTCTCTGTTGTTTGCTTGCCTGTTAGAACAAACTGACAATCAAAAGGTCAAATGACAGAATGTTCATATGATATCTACAGGTCAACATAATTTATGTTCTTCAAATATGGTCTAAATTGATATCTTGTAGGTAACCTACGGCCCTAGATAACAAACTGTGAACCATTGTCATACGTTAGTTGTCCTGCCCTCTTTAGCCTCCCTTCTTTTCATTCTTTTATACTCATTATTAGGTTTTGTTCATCGGTGTCATACAACGTCTAATGTATTATGtagtaaaataacaatatatgTGTTAATGGTCAACTACAATTTTTGAGTTAATGGTAAAATGTGTACTGCTATCATTCATTTTACTAGTCATATATAATAACATCCTACTACTTACCTAATTGTACCGCTGTCAGTTAAAGAACAAcgttttttataaaattgtatgtACTATCATTTTTATTCAAGTGATGGAGCTGAGCTtccgttttaatttgcataaggacagtctatttgaagacgTGTATGATCAGTTTGGTTGCCGCTATAACTACTATAACTGGTTTCTTAACACCTACCAGTGTCACTAAGCAGCAGTACAACAGAATGATGTGTGAATGAAAGTGTCAGTGATGACAATATGTCCgatattgtttataatttaatcGTCGACTTCAACGTTGGTCAAAATATTACACGTGAAAGTTGAATACATGTACCTCTTCAAAATGCACAGAAATAAACTATACAGAAAAGATATTTTTACAGATCAAACTGATAGATAATAAGATGTAGAAAACAATGATTAAAACAGCTCTTCCAAAATAATAAAGATCATTTACTTTCAGATCTAAGACGTCACCAAAAGCTCATATAAGACGGGGTTTACAACTGTTTTATTAGGGATACATTGTAGTACTCACCTTCCACGCAACACACATATATAGACACTTCTTATTAAAGTTTATAAATGATGCTTATTCAAATATAAACCAGGAAGGGGTGTTGATAGGTATCTCACCATGTAACATATCGCATTTGATGTTTTTAACCACCAACAAATATGAGACtcaataaatttatataatattgcttacattgttaataacaaatatgaagttttatagtTATACAATGCATActacaacatataaaaaattagTGATcttgtttgtacttgtttgaaaattcaaaaaatattaaaactggcacttttattttttgcatttatttccttttgtatgcaaaaataaaatagtcatcaatgatatatatgtttaaagTTTCGATCAACATTAAGGAAGAGTTTCACTACAAAATCCGTTCAAAGTTGTGAAAAGGCAGGAAGTATTTACGAAATCCTCATGTTCTTTATTAACTGATATAATTTATTTAGGTGCAATATTATTTTTTGCACCGACTGTGTAACACCGTAAATAGAAGTAATCTGTAAGTAGTAactatatttaaatttttgaatgatAAGCTGAACATCCCGTATATGTATACCCATATGGAACACTGTTTGCTGTTTCAAGcattaaaatatgatattttatgaaattctttGTAGTTAACTGAAACTATTGATTTAGCTTTAAGCAGAAAGTGATCACATTAACCTATTGGAGAGAGGGGGAGGATGAGAGAGAGATTATAAGTATGTTAAATGAAattgataatgtatttttttttattacttttagaAGTTATTGTATCCGATATGACACAGTATAAAAGACTGCTTAGGGCTATTTTTGTGCTGCCATTTTCAGCAGGAGACCCAAAGAATCAGTATCTAAATGGAATAGTCACTCATGATGGAAGTGTTTCTGGTGTAGTGTTTCTTATTAGCATTGTTGTAATTCTTTGTGAAATATTATTGATTGGATCATTCGGGACTGAGCAGGATTCTACGTTTCTTTTCGTGATAACAATGGAAGTGACCTCTGGTCTTGCTATATTGATTTGCATAATTCTATTAATCTATGCATCATTTAAACCAGATATACTAGAAACAAACGAGAGCTGGGATGTTAGAAACATCATCATGATGAAGTTTCTATGGCTGTTTACCTTAGCTAGTTTGACATATAGTGGAATTTACATTGCATACCATGCTGACTGTCTTATACATAATTATCCACTTGACGATGTCAGAAATCGTATTCTTTGCGACGTTTTTCTGTTCACTTATAGATCAGTCCAAACAGGGTTTTTAACCTACTTTTCACAACGAGTGTTTGTGCGTAAACTCAGATTCTATTACGGATTGCTTGTCTTATTTTTAATTAACATAACAGTTATTGTAATAGACTTTGCTCACTCGGTCCGGGACGTTCAAAACTTCAGTATAAATAACACACAAATCGCTAAACCAAATACATGTGCAAGCAATTCATCTGTTAGTTCAGT
This genomic window from Mytilus galloprovincialis chromosome 9, xbMytGall1.hap1.1, whole genome shotgun sequence contains:
- the LOC143045013 gene encoding uncharacterized protein LOC143045013 — its product is MLTLRRFLRAIFILPFSAGHPRNYQNSGFISHDGSISGLVFLVGIVVILCETLVICSDGTYSLFTTTMTVTTCLAIFICVSLSVYASIQPEVTVRKEDWDISHKIMLRFLWLFTLASMTYSVIYLAYHIDCFRGYFDLLNVRERIVCDCLLFIFRFVQTGFLTQFSRRSFVNNLGSYYGLLILFLANISVIVIEFVHELQDIRDYSVNSTTNSSLICLTNSTTVHVMQSVESYMDPTVLEYSLLAILFVSELWPKRSNDKRKYSCVYDSMNTEESTRLILSESNEHMNRQMSINCVPNEPRDRTLAFIVIASAVLINTPCIILFALRIYGPGNPSVDKTLNIYNSAEMTVLLLVLFRCFYLIQTDCMPTEKIYKYVSKDYMILVSFVGSLVYYTMRLIAYAKLFHDDNTNGVKLFSYVIMIFAVYLQTVFIFQMKSYERMSSPISNCMSIEYACLFMSMNNLIIWGTDSFLVSSIVFATDAPTLLYGKQVWVTCYFLLFPIVMFYRFKCFVAFYGLYHKLVNRNA